A window from Citrus sinensis cultivar Valencia sweet orange chromosome 5, DVS_A1.0, whole genome shotgun sequence encodes these proteins:
- the LOC102614129 gene encoding subtilisin-like protease SBT5.1 — protein sequence MASSLMLLQLLPFLCLHWLIFVASTSSNEIPKPYIVYMGSSSRSNLIIQNGEDVEIAKLNHMQLLSSIIPSEESERLSLIHHYKHAFKGFSAILTDSEASALSGYDHVVSVFPDPVLQLHTTRSWDFLAAAAKPAKNTWFNHKYHKAASDIIIGVIDTEFDAPQYILSSPLIDDGGAMEAILKTAWLFKKELNLNLQILVCIHTDPMDTRGRKIAVAENVEAQGLIFINDDEKIWPTERGILPYAEVGKVAGFRIIKYINSNKNPTATILPTVTIPRHRPAPVVAYFSSRGPGLPTENILKPDVAAPGVAVLAAIFPRPDRPGGIPAGEKPATYALRSGTSMACPHVTGAAAFIKSVRRKWTYSMIKSALMTTATVYDNTGTPLTNSSGNNANPHEMGAGEINPLKALNPGLVFKTTIKDYLRFLCYYGYSKKNIRSMTNTTFNCPKKSSAKLISNINYPSISISKLARQGAIRTVKRTVTNVGSPNATYISMVNAPSGLAVKVFPQKLTFVEGIIKLSFKASFFGKEASSGYNYGSITWSDDRHSVRMMFAVDVE from the exons ATGGCTTCCAGCTTGATGCTGCTGCAACTACTCCCTTTTCTCTGCTTGCATTGGCTTATTTTTGTTGCCTCTACTTCATCAAATGAAATTCCCAAG CCTTATATTGTTTACATGGGAAGCTCATCGAGATCGAAtcttattattcaaaatgGAGAAGATGTTGAAATTGCAAAGCTGAATCACATGCAACTATTATCTTCGATTATTCCAAG TGAAGAGAGTGAAAGATTATCTCTAATCCACCATTACAAACATGCTTTCAAGGGCTTCTCCGCCATTCTTACAGACTCTGAAGCTTCCGCACTCTCTG GTTATGATCATGTTGTATCTGTCTTCCCTGATCCCGTTCTTCAACTCCATACAACTCGTTCTTGGGATTTCTTAGCAGCAGCCGCGAAACCAGCCAAGAACACTTGGTTTAACCACAAATATCATAAAGCAGCAAGTGATATCATAATTGGAGTTATAGACACAG AATTTGATGCACCCCAATACATTCTATCCTCGCCTCTCATTGACGACGGAGGAGCCATGGAAGCAATCCTTAAAACGGCATGGTTATTCAAAAAAGAGTTGAATCT aaatttaCAAATCCTTGTTTGCATTCACACAGACCCAATGGATACAAGAGGAAGGAAGATAGCAGTGGCAGAAAATGTTGAAGCTCAAgggttaatttttattaatgatgaCGAGAAAATTTGGCCTACTGAAAGAGGCATATTACCATATGCAGAAGTTGGCAAAGTTGCCGGATTTCGGATTATTAAGTACATCAATTCTAACAA GAATCCAACTGCAACAATCCTGCCAACAGTAACCATTCCAAGACATAGACCAGCACCGGTTGTTGCATATTTCTCATCAAGGGGTCCAGGATTGCCTACAGAAAACATTCTCAAG CCCGATGTAGCGGCTCCAGGAGTTGCCGTTTTAGCAGCAATATTTCCAAGGCCAGATAGACCTGGGGGCATCCCAGCAGGAGAGAAGCCGGCCACATATGCTTTAAGGTCTGGAACATCCATGGCTTGCCCGCATGTCACAGGAGCTGCTGCATTCATCAAATCTGTGCGCCGTAAATGGACCTATTCCATGATCAAATCAGCACTTATGACAACAG CAACCGTGTACGATAACACAGGGACACCCCTAACAAATAGTTCAGGCAACAATGCAAATCCTCATGAAATGGGAGCTGGAGAAATTAACCCTCTGAAGGCTCTAAATCCAGGACTAGTTTTCAAAACTACAATAAAAGATTACCTTCGATTCCTTTGTTATTATGGATATTCTAAGAAAAATATTCGATCCATGACAAACACAACGTTCAACTGCCCCAAAAAATCATCCGCAAAACTAATCTCAAATATTAACTATCCATCAATCTCTATAAGCAAGCTTGCTCGCCAAGGAGCAATTAGAACTGTCAAAAGAACAGTGACAAATGTCGGATCGCCTAATGCCACATACATTTCCATGGTGAATGCTCCTTCAGGATTAGCAGTCAAGGTGTTTCCTCAAAAACTTACTTTTGTTGAGGGTATTATAAAATTGTCTTTTAAAGCTTCCTTTTTCGGCAAGGAAGCTTCGAGTGGGTATAATTACGGTTCGATAACATGGTCGGATGATCGACATTCTGTCAGAATGATGTTTGCTGTGGATGTTGAATGA